In Cicer arietinum cultivar CDC Frontier isolate Library 1 chromosome 1, Cicar.CDCFrontier_v2.0, whole genome shotgun sequence, one DNA window encodes the following:
- the LOC101513416 gene encoding uncharacterized protein has translation MELEGEDGSKFALQCGVKTLFGRGSGFNTDDRTVSRRHVSFQLNDSVSESPTRVSFQVIGTNPIWVWNSNEGTIKLFNKFDKGHLELGDRFCLSGNKPFWFNLNKVQVSEPETSQSQINFDQLDVSQFDPVKEFGFLVMRHEFDQYPKGMIRNVENWEWFLEEPSKESEDDDDFDETRKNKGKRKVFKDNEDDNWTGDSEDDKDLVAKTGKGKKLGYSTRSRANREPSRDVKVGRNSKRKKTASVDETVEEEEEEEDDDETLGGFIVTDEGEEEEQNNDDDEEEEEEEFEEEEDDEDVVAG, from the exons ATGGAGCTCGAAGGCGAAGATGGTTCCAAATTCGCTCTGCAATGTGGCGTCAAAACATTGTTCGGACGAGGTTCTGGTTTCAACACAGACGACCGCACTGTTTCTCGCCGTCACGTTTCGTTCCAACTCAACGATTCGGTATCAGAATCTCCTACTAGGGTTTCGTTTCAAGTCATAGGAACAAACCCCATTTGGGTTTGGAATAGCAATGAAGGAACGATTAAACTGTTCAACAAGTTCGATAAAGGTCACTTGGAACTCGGTGACCGTTTTTGCTTGTCTGGGAATAAACCCTTTTGGTTCAATCTCAACAAGGTTCAAGTTTCTGAACCTGAAACTTCCCAGAGTCAGATTAACTTCGACCAACTTGATGTTTCACAATTTGATCCCGTTAAAG AGTTTGGTTTTCTTGTGATGAGACACGAGTTTGACCAGTATCCAAAGGGAATGATCCGGAATGTGGAGAATTGGGAGTGGTTCCTTGAGGAGCCTAGCAAAGAAAGCgaggatgatgatgattttgatgaGACGAGGAAAAATAAGGGAAAGCGAAAAGTATTTAAAGACAACGAGGATGACAACTGGACTGGTGATAGTGAAGATGATAAGGACCTTGTAGCTAAGACGGGGAAAGGTAAGAAACTTGGGTACTCCACACGGTCTAGAGCCAACAGAGAACCTAGTAGAGATGTCAAAGTTGGTAGAAATtctaaaagaaagaaaacagcTAGTGTTGATGAAACTgttgaagaagaagaggaagaagaagatgatgatgagaCGCTAGGAGGCTTCATTGTTACTGATGAAGGCGAGGAGGAGGAGCAAAACAATGACGATGACGAGGAGGAAGAAGAGGAGgagtttgaagaagaagaagatgatgaagatgtcGTGGCGGGTTAA